In Pseudoalteromonas tetraodonis, the genomic window GCGGTGATCAACACAAAACATGCCACCCTTATAATAAAGTGACGCCTAGCTACCACGCCTTTGGTGAGCTTTAAAATGTCATCCGCATAAAGCGACACTAAGCACACCATCAAAAGCAATGATAAATGCGGTAAATAGCCTTGTAGCCACTGGCCTAGGTCAATTAACAAGGTATTAAGTATATTTGTAAAACTAGCCATTATGAGTCTCTAACAAAGTAATTAAATCATCCTCTGTCAGTATTTCTATACCGAATTCTTGCGCTTTAGTTAGTTTAGAGCCGGCTTTTTCGCCCGCCACTAGCGCATCCGTTTTGGCTGAAACACTGCCAGATACCTTGGCACCTAATTGTTGTAGGCGCGCTTTCGCATCATTGCGATTAAGCGTATTAAGCGTCCCAGTTAGCACATAAGTTAAACCCGCTAGCGGTTGTTCTTGCTCTGATGGCGCTGTTAACTGTGGCCAGTTAATGCCTTGGGCTATTAATTCGTTCACCACGGTTAAATTATGCTCTTCAGTAAAAAAGCCACGCACGTGCTTTGCCACTATTTCACCTACATCGCTTACTTCAATCAGCTGTTCAATGCTGGCATCGATTACGTTTTCAAGCGTTAAAAAATGATTAGCTAAGTTTTGCGCGGTTGCCTCACCGACTTCACGAATACCCAGTGAATATAAAAACTTTGCTAAGGTAGTCGTTTTTGCATCATCAAGCGCGGCAACTAAATTTTTAGCTGATTTAGGCCCCATTCGTTCAAGTGATTCAAAATGTCCCTGCTTTAAAGTAAATAAATCAGCCGGGGTTTTGATCAGCTCTCGGTCAACTAATTGATCAACAATTTTGTCGCCCAAGCCGTCAATATCTAATGCCTTACGCGATGCAAAATGCTTAATCGCTTGTTTACGCTGTGCTTGGCATACTAAGCCACCGGTACAACGTGCAACGGCTTCACCTTCAACCCGTTCAATATGCGAGTCACAAATTGGGCACATAGTTGGAAAGACAATCTCTTTTGCATCGCTTGGGCGTTGCTCAAGTACCACTTGAGTAATTTGCGGGATAACATCCCCTGCGCGGCGAATAATCACAGTATCGCCCACTTTAACGCCTAAACGAGCTATTTCGTCGGCATTATGCAGCGTTGCATTTGATACCGTAACACCCCCAACAAATACCGGCTCTAGTCGTGCTACGGGAGTAATTGCCCCTGTGCGCCCTACTTGAAATTCAACATCTAATAATTGCGTTATTTCTTCTTGCGCCGGAAATTTATAAGCGATTGCCCACCGCGGTGCGCGAGCTACAAAGCCTAAGCGCTCTTGTAAGGCTTTTTTATTTACCTTTATTACCACGCCATCTATTTCATATTTTAGCTCGCTACGACGCGTTAAAATGTCATTGTAATAGGCAAGCGCAGCCTTTGGGCCCTCAACTAATTTGGTTTCTGGACACAGCGGTAATCCCCAATCGGTAAGCTTAGCAAGTTGCTGGTAGTGATCTTCAGGTAAGGTGCCATCGGCAACTAATCCGGTGCTGTAGGCATAAAACATCAATGGCCGTTTTGCGGTAATTTTTGAGTCGAGCTGGCGTAAACTTCCTGCCGCCGCATTACGTGGATTAACAAAGATTTTATCGCCACGTTTTTCTGCCTCTGCATTTAATTTTTCAAAGCCCGCGCTATCCATAAATACCTCACCGCGCACTTCAAGCTCACGAGGGTAATCATCACCGCGCAATTTTAATGGCACATTGCGGATTGTTTTTACATTTTGAGTAATATTTTCGCCAGTAAAACCATCGCCACGGGTCGCCGCTTGAACCAGTACTCCATCGCGATAAATAATCGAAACCGCTAAACCATCCAGTTTAGGCTCACAGCAAAATGCAAGCTCTTCAGTGCTCATTAAGCGCTCTTTAATACGACGATTAAAACCGCTAAATTCATCCTCACCAAAGGCGTTATCAAGCGATAACATAGGCACTTGGTGCGCTACTTGCTCAAACTTGGCAAGCGCCGCTCCTCCAACTTTTTGAGTGGGTGAATCGGCTGTTAAAAACTCAGGGTGCTGGGTTTCTAATTCACTTAGTGTCCGTAACAAGCGGTCATATTCGGCATCAGGTATGCTGGGTGTATCAAGCACATAATAACTATAATTGTGTTGCTCAAGCGTGGTACGAAGATGATTAATTTGCTCACTAATGCTGCTTGTCATGTAGACCTCAAAAAACATAAAAAAAGCCACTTTGACGAGTGAACGCCCAGTGGCTTACAAAATTTAACTTATGCGTATGTTACGCAGAAAATACGCGAACCTGTTCAACATATTGACGAATACGCTCTACCGTCATTACATTTCGCTCTGCATCTAAAATATCGGCACCAAATTCATCCGCTATTTTTTTAGCGGCGCTGTGCAGCATGTTAAACGCGGCTAAACCGTCGCCATCGCATGGCAGAGTCATAAATAAGCTCACCCCAGCGGTGCTAAATTGTTCCATATTATCAATATCGAACGTGCCTGGGTTATACATATTCACCAACCTAAATAACACCGGCCCTTGGCCTGCTGGGTCTAGGTGGCGATTAAAAAAGCCTTCTTCTGAATATTTAAAACCTAGCATGTTAACAGCAGGCAGTAATTTACTGCCTTGCATAGTGAGCCCTTCTGGCATTTGAATATGCACAATGACAAAGTCTGCAACGTCTTTAGGGGCATCTTGTTGTGTGTCTGCGGCCTCTTCTGTTACCACTTCAAGGTCATCCTCGATAGGTGTATTTACTGGGCTTTCGTCTATCTGTGGTTCATCAGCGCTGAAGTTTAACTCACTCATTTGTGGCTCTTCTCGTTGCGCTAACGTTGGCTCTTGTGGCTCAGTATGTACAGATGAAGGCTGCTGTTCTTGAACAGGCTCGACTCGCTCATTTGCAGGGAGTTCAGCATTCTCTTTTTTTCTTACTGACCACAAACCGTGTATTAATAAGCCACCAATGACAAATACACTGATCACAATTAAAACCCATCTTAATTCTTCGGCCATCCCCTCACCTTTTATTATTAATATGCCTAACAGCCATCATTTTACCTAAAATAACCAGCAAATGACTATAAAATTATGCATGTGCAAGTTGCACCGCTTGTTCAATATCCACAGCAACCATGCGCGACACGCCGGGCTCTGCCATGGTTACACCCGTTAATCTACCCGCCATTTCCATTGCAATTTTATTATGACTAATATAAATAAACTGCACAGATTGTGACATTTCTTCAACCAAACGGCAAAAACGAACCACATTGGCATCATCTAATGGAGCATCTACCTCGTCCAGCATACAGAATGGAGCTGGATTGAGCCTGAATATAGAAAACACCAATGATAATGCGCTCAGCGCTTTTTCTCCACCACTTAACAAATGAATTGTCGAATTTTTTTTACCTGGTGGCCTTGCCATTATACTAACACCACTTTCGAGTAAATCGTCACTGGTTAATTCTAAGTAAGCACTGCCGCCGCCAAACACTTTGGGGAAAAGCTGGCCAAAATCGTGATTTACCTGATCAAACGTAGACTTAAAGCGCGTTTTTGTTTCACGATCTATTTTATGAATAGCGCCTTCTAAAGCTGTTAATGCTTGGGTTAAATCGTCCAGCTGATTATTTAAATAATCACTTCTTTGCTTCGCTTGTTCAAACTCATCAATAGCTGCAAGGTTAACGGCTCCTAATTGCTCTAGCTGATTACTTACTCCAGCAAGTTGATTTTGCGCCGCATTTAATGACAACTCTGCAGGAAGCTCTGCTAATACCTGTTTTAAATTTTGATTAAGCTCACTAAGTGGCTCTAGTACCGCTTGCGCTTTTATTAGTAAGCTTTGCTCTTCAATACTCAGCTTTTGATGCTGATCTTGCAATGCCACCAGCTCAGCTTGTGACGTTTTTAAACTCGCTTGTTTGTTTTGTAATTCTTGTTTTGCTTGAGCTAACTGCTGCTGAATATCCACAAGGGTTTGTTCGCCTTGTTGGTGCTGTACTAATAATTGCTCAATACTTAGTGCAAGCTCTTGCTCAG contains:
- a CDS encoding DUF3392 family protein, giving the protein MASFTNILNTLLIDLGQWLQGYLPHLSLLLMVCLVSLYADDILKLTKGVVARRHFIIRVACFVLITAFGFGLLVVWLSPLLTKALLFFGTKWLGLTLLAAFFILGTIADRKNQL
- the ligA gene encoding NAD-dependent DNA ligase LigA, with amino-acid sequence MTSSISEQINHLRTTLEQHNYSYYVLDTPSIPDAEYDRLLRTLSELETQHPEFLTADSPTQKVGGAALAKFEQVAHQVPMLSLDNAFGEDEFSGFNRRIKERLMSTEELAFCCEPKLDGLAVSIIYRDGVLVQAATRGDGFTGENITQNVKTIRNVPLKLRGDDYPRELEVRGEVFMDSAGFEKLNAEAEKRGDKIFVNPRNAAAGSLRQLDSKITAKRPLMFYAYSTGLVADGTLPEDHYQQLAKLTDWGLPLCPETKLVEGPKAALAYYNDILTRRSELKYEIDGVVIKVNKKALQERLGFVARAPRWAIAYKFPAQEEITQLLDVEFQVGRTGAITPVARLEPVFVGGVTVSNATLHNADEIARLGVKVGDTVIIRRAGDVIPQITQVVLEQRPSDAKEIVFPTMCPICDSHIERVEGEAVARCTGGLVCQAQRKQAIKHFASRKALDIDGLGDKIVDQLVDRELIKTPADLFTLKQGHFESLERMGPKSAKNLVAALDDAKTTTLAKFLYSLGIREVGEATAQNLANHFLTLENVIDASIEQLIEVSDVGEIVAKHVRGFFTEEHNLTVVNELIAQGINWPQLTAPSEQEQPLAGLTYVLTGTLNTLNRNDAKARLQQLGAKVSGSVSAKTDALVAGEKAGSKLTKAQEFGIEILTEDDLITLLETHNG
- the zipA gene encoding cell division protein ZipA; the protein is MAEELRWVLIVISVFVIGGLLIHGLWSVRKKENAELPANERVEPVQEQQPSSVHTEPQEPTLAQREEPQMSELNFSADEPQIDESPVNTPIEDDLEVVTEEAADTQQDAPKDVADFVIVHIQMPEGLTMQGSKLLPAVNMLGFKYSEEGFFNRHLDPAGQGPVLFRLVNMYNPGTFDIDNMEQFSTAGVSLFMTLPCDGDGLAAFNMLHSAAKKIADEFGADILDAERNVMTVERIRQYVEQVRVFSA